A stretch of Novosphingobium pentaromativorans US6-1 DNA encodes these proteins:
- a CDS encoding ParB/RepB/Spo0J family partition protein: MSKKNSGFAADLAAGIDLTDAGAAPRRSSIASNVLTGRSNRLADLASGAIVNRTHELVDPARCRMWAGHNRDYALLNEERCSDLIESIKAQGRQEIPAIVRRLSGDEEYDFEVICGARRHWSISWLRTHNYPDFKFLVDVREIGDEEAFRLADIENRARDDLTDLERARDYLRALTAYYDGRQKTMAERLKVSESWLTRYLDLARLPEQLTRAFADPQELGIRNAIALKALLKPDDRRERAFREAARLAEEREATGRSMSVIDVIKALSLAVDPPKKSGTPKKSGKAETVASPSGKPVLRIEGADRKGIRLTLLSKGGATRQEAEEAVRAVLDQYWM, from the coding sequence ATGAGTAAGAAAAATAGCGGTTTTGCGGCTGATCTGGCCGCAGGCATCGACCTGACCGATGCTGGCGCGGCGCCCCGTCGATCGAGCATCGCATCGAATGTGCTTACCGGGCGTTCGAACCGTTTGGCCGACCTAGCATCCGGAGCGATTGTAAATCGGACCCATGAGTTAGTGGACCCTGCAAGGTGCCGGATGTGGGCAGGTCACAACCGTGATTACGCCCTCCTAAACGAAGAACGGTGTTCGGATCTTATTGAAAGCATCAAGGCACAAGGCCGGCAGGAAATACCAGCGATTGTTCGCCGTTTGTCGGGTGATGAAGAATATGATTTTGAGGTTATCTGTGGCGCCCGGCGACATTGGTCGATCAGCTGGCTCAGGACCCACAATTACCCTGACTTCAAATTTCTTGTCGATGTACGGGAGATCGGTGACGAAGAGGCATTCCGGCTAGCAGACATAGAGAACCGTGCCCGAGACGATCTTACCGACCTTGAAAGGGCGAGGGACTATCTGCGGGCGCTCACAGCCTACTATGACGGCCGCCAAAAAACGATGGCCGAGCGCCTGAAGGTCTCAGAAAGCTGGCTTACGAGGTATCTTGATCTGGCCCGCCTGCCAGAGCAACTTACCAGGGCTTTTGCCGATCCCCAGGAACTCGGCATCCGAAACGCGATCGCTCTCAAAGCACTTCTGAAACCAGATGACCGCCGGGAACGCGCATTCCGAGAGGCCGCGCGTTTGGCCGAGGAGCGCGAGGCAACCGGCCGGTCGATGTCAGTGATCGATGTGATCAAGGCGCTATCACTGGCTGTTGACCCCCCCAAGAAGTCAGGAACCCCCAAGAAGTCAGGAAAGGCCGAAACAGTTGCGAGTCCGAGCGGCAAGCCGGTGCTTCGGATCGAGGGCGCAGATCGAAAGGGCATTCGCCTCACTCTCCTGAGCAAGGGCGGAGCGACGCGCCAAGAGGCGGAA